Proteins encoded in a region of the Naumannella halotolerans genome:
- a CDS encoding protein phosphatase 2C domain-containing protein, translating into MHLRFTAHSETGPVRKNNQDSGYASTRLLVVADGMGGAAAGDLASAVAADLFRRLDASADKATGEEMLELLAGAISRSNDKIADLVADDPNLEGMGTTVSAYMFDGRQLGIAHIGDSRGYLLRDGQLRRTTHDHSWVQSLIDEGKISEEEATSHPHRNLLLKVINGQPQNEPDLDLIEVRPGDRLLLCSDGLCGLVDDQHIAAALSQDTLLEAMDELIDLAYAGGGIDNITVLLADVLADPGEVVDGPGSTGEGTAAVPGGDHQPELSGTGGDAAGSDAEHTGSEGAHPKSISADSTDTDSSDTAPEGTEPVKADGSETEGTESAATADADAGSTTGPVVNPDGTEDTLVRVPTQKDQPPSTPASPDEQPPHPSEDLPTAPVILGAATERAIPAVRDRTPDERAAAVADEQMLVSGSPADPADDEEARYALSAPPKLRWLRIAVTVLLALLVLFVGGLAGNAWINTQYYVGPSEEKVAIFRGIPDSVAGLNLSQVYETTDTQVSDLPVYYRQRVNETIPASDLLAARNTVDELAQAAQACIAQRDAEAPLDPQASASAPPRPEETESPDSSASASASASASAEATAESTTTTTPTTTPTQGLGGECG; encoded by the coding sequence ATGCATCTACGTTTCACCGCCCACTCCGAGACCGGACCGGTACGGAAGAACAACCAGGACTCGGGGTACGCCTCGACCCGGTTGCTGGTGGTTGCCGACGGCATGGGTGGTGCGGCCGCCGGTGACCTGGCCTCGGCGGTGGCCGCTGACCTGTTCCGCCGGCTGGACGCCTCGGCCGACAAGGCGACCGGCGAGGAGATGCTGGAGCTGCTGGCCGGCGCGATCTCCAGGTCCAATGACAAGATCGCCGACCTGGTGGCCGACGACCCGAACCTGGAGGGCATGGGGACGACCGTCTCGGCCTACATGTTCGACGGTCGGCAACTGGGGATCGCCCACATCGGCGACTCCCGCGGTTATCTCCTGCGGGACGGGCAGTTGCGGCGTACCACCCATGATCATTCCTGGGTGCAGTCACTGATCGACGAGGGCAAGATCAGCGAGGAGGAGGCGACCAGCCATCCGCACCGCAACCTGTTGTTGAAGGTGATCAACGGCCAGCCGCAGAACGAGCCCGATCTCGACCTGATCGAGGTACGCCCGGGTGATCGCCTGTTGCTGTGCTCCGACGGCCTGTGCGGGCTGGTCGACGATCAGCACATCGCCGCCGCGCTGTCCCAGGACACTCTGCTGGAGGCGATGGACGAGCTGATCGACCTGGCCTATGCCGGCGGTGGGATTGACAACATCACCGTGCTGCTGGCCGATGTGCTGGCCGATCCCGGGGAGGTCGTCGACGGACCGGGGAGCACCGGCGAGGGCACCGCTGCTGTGCCGGGCGGGGATCACCAGCCCGAGTTGAGTGGCACCGGCGGCGATGCCGCCGGTAGCGATGCCGAGCACACCGGCAGCGAAGGCGCCCACCCGAAGAGCATCAGCGCCGACAGCACCGACACCGACAGCAGCGACACCGCCCCCGAGGGCACCGAACCGGTCAAGGCCGACGGCTCCGAGACCGAGGGCACCGAATCGGCCGCTACGGCAGATGCCGACGCGGGGTCCACCACCGGCCCGGTGGTCAACCCCGACGGGACCGAGGACACCCTGGTCCGGGTCCCTACGCAGAAGGATCAGCCCCCGTCGACACCGGCCAGCCCGGACGAGCAGCCGCCGCACCCCTCGGAGGACCTGCCGACCGCACCGGTGATCCTCGGCGCCGCCACCGAACGCGCCATCCCGGCGGTACGCGACCGTACCCCCGATGAGCGGGCAGCCGCCGTCGCCGACGAACAGATGCTGGTCTCCGGCTCTCCCGCCGACCCCGCGGACGACGAGGAGGCCCGCTACGCCCTGTCCGCACCGCCGAAACTGCGGTGGCTGCGGATCGCGGTGACCGTCCTGCTGGCCCTGCTGGTGCTGTTCGTCGGCGGTCTGGCCGGCAACGCGTGGATCAACACCCAGTACTACGTGGGGCCGTCGGAGGAGAAGGTGGCGATCTTCCGCGGGATCCCCGACTCGGTCGCCGGGTTGAACCTCTCGCAGGTCTACGAGACCACCGACACCCAGGTCAGCGACCTGCCGGTCTACTACCGGCAGCGGGTGAACGAGACGATCCCGGCCAGTGACCTGTTGGCCGCCCGCAACACCGTCGACGAACTCGCCCAGGCGGCGCAGGCCTGCATCGCCCAGCGCGACGCAGAGGCTCCGTTGGACCCGCAGGCGAGTGCGTCGGCACCGCCGCGCCCGGAGGAGACCGAGAGTCCCGACAGCTCGGCCTCGGCGTCGGCGTCGGCGTCGGCGTCGGCCGAAGCGACCGCGGAGTCGACCACGACG
- a CDS encoding FHA domain-containing protein FhaB/FipA: MGSAIVVTVAKVAFLALLWVFVLICASIIRTDMFGRRVTTNDLPRPALEEPRRKGRRSRKTPRRVVITSGPQAGIEADLSSGEVRIGRSSDCQLMLDDDYVSTRHGLITVQPDGLVVVEDLGSTNGVYVNNQRITQPTQITEADTVRIGRTQLKLDN; the protein is encoded by the coding sequence ATGGGTTCGGCCATCGTCGTCACCGTCGCCAAGGTGGCTTTCCTGGCGTTGCTGTGGGTCTTCGTACTCATCTGCGCGTCGATCATCCGTACCGACATGTTCGGTCGCCGGGTGACGACGAACGATCTTCCCCGCCCGGCGCTGGAGGAACCGCGCCGGAAGGGACGACGTTCCCGCAAGACCCCCCGTCGGGTGGTGATCACCAGCGGGCCACAGGCCGGGATCGAGGCAGACCTCAGTTCCGGCGAGGTACGGATCGGCCGCAGTTCGGACTGCCAGCTGATGCTGGACGACGACTACGTGTCCACCCGCCACGGCCTGATCACCGTGCAACCCGACGGCCTGGTGGTGGTCGAGGACCTCGGTTCGACCAATGGCGTCTACGTGAACAACCAGCGCATCACTCAGCCCACCCAGATCACCGAAGCCGACACGGTACGGATCGGCCGTACCCAGTTGAAGCTGGACAACTGA
- a CDS encoding FhaA domain-containing protein translates to MSVFDRFEKRIEGAVNGVFARAFKGDVQPVEIAARLQKELDSQAQIISRHRRLVPNEFVIELSQHDYDQLTPYGKKLTAEIVPELRGHAADMGYEFNGPIMLHFDLDERLPTGKFNVSSEAVAAVDSDEVAPAEEPLTTGTLRRTNLVVEVNGMRHPLNPPGFTIGRGTDADLRINDPGISRLHARFEVSGSGADQQYKVVDLGSTNGISVNGERVHEATLRDGTRIEMGNTRLLVHSPARH, encoded by the coding sequence ATGAGTGTCTTCGACCGCTTCGAGAAGCGCATCGAGGGTGCCGTCAACGGCGTCTTCGCCCGCGCCTTCAAAGGCGATGTGCAGCCTGTCGAGATCGCCGCCCGACTGCAGAAGGAACTCGACTCCCAGGCCCAGATCATCTCCCGGCACCGCCGGCTGGTGCCGAACGAGTTCGTGATCGAACTGTCCCAGCACGACTACGACCAGCTGACGCCCTACGGCAAGAAGCTGACCGCTGAGATCGTCCCCGAACTGCGCGGTCATGCCGCCGACATGGGGTACGAGTTCAACGGCCCGATCATGCTCCATTTCGACCTCGACGAGCGCCTGCCCACGGGCAAGTTCAACGTCTCATCCGAGGCCGTCGCTGCTGTCGATTCCGACGAGGTCGCCCCGGCCGAGGAGCCGCTGACCACCGGAACCCTGCGCCGTACCAATCTGGTGGTCGAGGTGAACGGCATGCGCCATCCGCTGAACCCGCCCGGTTTCACCATCGGCCGCGGCACCGATGCCGACCTGCGGATCAACGATCCGGGCATCTCCCGGCTGCATGCCCGGTTCGAGGTCAGCGGCTCCGGGGCCGATCAGCAGTACAAGGTCGTCGACCTCGGCTCCACCAACGGCATCAGCGTGAACGGCGAGCGGGTCCACGAGGCCACGCTGCGCGACGGCACCCGGATCGAGATGGGCAACACCCGGCTGCTGGTTCACTCCCCCGCGAGGCACTAG